The stretch of DNA CGCGACCCTGGAGTTGCTCGGCGGTTTTGCCCTGATCGGCCTGAGCCTGGTGCTGGGCATGATCTACTCCGACGGCTCGGGCAACTGGCCGGCGCTGTTGCTGGTGGACCTGCTGCTGTTGCTGGCGCTCAGTTATGTGCTGAACAACGTCTTGCTGCTGACCCTGTGCAGCGTGCTGTTCTTTATCTGGTTCGGCGGGCGCAGCGGTTATGAGTCGGGGTGGGGCGCCTACTGGTTCGGCATGAACTACCCGCTGCGCTTCCTCGGCGCGGCCCTGGCCATGGTGCTGTTCGGCTTTGTCCATCTGTGGGGCGAGGCCTCGACGCTGGCCCGTTATCGCGGCTTTGCCAAGGTGTGGATTTCCGCCGGGCTGTTCATGGCCCAGATGTCGTTGTGGCTGCTGTCGTTGTTCGGCAGCTACGACCTGATCGATGGTCCGTGGCACCTGGCCGAGTCCGGCGAACTGGTGCTGTTCAACGGGCTGTGGGCGGCGTTCAGCCTGGGCTTGCTGGCACTGGGCATTCGCCTGCGCTTTTCCATGCTGGTGGGCTATGGCGCGACCTTCTTCATCATCCAGCTATACACGCTGTTCTTCACCCAACTGGCGGACACCCTGGGCTGGTTCGTCAGCCTGCTGATCGCCGGCGGCAGCCTGTTGGGGCTGGTGATCTGGCTGGAAGGCAAACGCCAGCAACGCCGGACTGTGCCGGGCGAAGCCGGATCGGTGTAGGGAAGGGGAGAAGCCCATGCCCGAAGTTGTGGGCATGGGCAGGCGACGGACCCTAGGCTGTCAGTCGTTTTTCGATATCCCGGTAGGTTTCGCTGTCTGTGGCCGCCAGCAGTTTGCGCCCATCCTTGAAGGTGCCGATGAAGGTCACCTCGGTTTCCTTGCCGGCTATCAGGTAGCCCGCAAGCGCACCCACCGGACCCAGCAGCATGGCCCCGGCGATGCCGTAGCCAATGGCGTCCCTGTTGGTGATGCTGTCCTGTGTCGCGATTTCCAGGTGTTTGAATGCGGAGGCTTTGACCTCGACACCCGGCGAGGGGTTGGTCACGGTCGGCAGCTTGAAGACGCCCTGTCGGTACTCGCCATTCCCTTGTAGAAAATCACCAGCCAATACATTGATCTTTGCCATGTTGAATATCCTTGTTCAAGCATTGCGGATTGACCATACAGCGCCGTCCCACGCCCACCGTCAATGGGCGGGCGATGAAGGGCGGTACCACTGATCGGTGATGTTGCGCCTAACAGCATCGGTCTCGAGTGTAGACGCCTGGTTGACGCAGATCAGTGCGCTGGTCGCAATGGGCTACCGCTCGTCCGTTTGATTCTGCGCGGGCTGCAAGGCTGCCACGAGCTGTCTGGTGTTCATGGTTGGCAATGTTAATAAATGTTAGATTGAAAAAATACTTCACATAATCTGTTCATTGGTAGATGATCGGCCACAACCTGATAACAACAAATCACAGGACGGCCCTCGATGTCCGACAAGGTCTCGATTCACCCGCCAGGCGACCCTGTCGCCCCCGCCGCCCGTGCTCCCATTCATCCTGCGGCCCGCCGCCCGCGCCTTGCCGGCGTGGACCAGACTGCTGTCACCCCTGGAGTACCCCATGAATAACAAGAATGTCGGTGTTGTCGGCCTGGGCGCGATGGGCCTGGGCATTGCCCGCTCGCTGCTGCGTGCAGGTTTTAATGTGCATGCCTGTGACGTGCGTGAAGCGGTCACCCAACAGTTCGCCAGCGAAGGCGGGGTGGCCTGCGCATCGCCGGCGCGGATGGCCGAGGCCTGTGATGTGATCATCACCGTAGTGGTCAACGCCGAGCAGACCGAAACCGTGCTGTTCGGTGGAGAGGGCGCCGTGTCGGCCTTGGGTGCCGGCAGCCTGGTGATCGGTTGCGCCACCGTGGCGCCGACCTACGCCGTGGAGCTGGGCGAGCGCCTGGCCGAGCAGGGCCTGCTGTACCTCGATGCGCCGATCTCCGGCGGCGCGGCCAAGGCCGCCGCCGGCGAGATGACCATGATGACCTCCGGCCCGGCTGCCGCCTACGCCAAGGCCGAAGCGATACTCGCCGGCATGGCGGGCAAGGTCTATCGCCTGGGCGACGCCCACGGCCTGGGTTCCAAGGTCAAGATCATCAACCAGCTGCTGGCCGGGGTGCACATCGCCGCGTCCGCCGAAGCCATGGCCCTGGGCCTGCGTGAAGGGGTGGACGCCGACGCCCTGTACGAAGTGATTACCCACAGCGCCGGCAACTCCTGGATGTTCGAGAACCGCGTGCCGCACATCCTCAAGGCCGACTACACACCGCTGTCGGCGGTGGACATCTTCGTCAAGGACTTGGGCCTGGTGCTGGATACCGCCCGCGCCAGCAAATTCCCGCTGCCGCTGTCGGCCACCGCGCACCAGATGTTCATGCAGGCCTCCAGCGCCGGTTTCGGCCGCGAGGACGACTCGGCGGTGATCAAGATTTTCCCGGGCATCGACCTGCCGACCGCCAAGCACGAGCCTGTCTGAGGAAGCTTTCATGACCCATTCCACCGCACGCCCGTTGCTGGGCTGCATCGCCGACGACTTCACCGGCGCCACTGACCTTGCCAACATGCTGGTGCGCGGCGGCATGCGCACGGTGCAAAGCATCGGCATCCCCAGCCGCGAAGTGGCGGCCGGGCTGGATGCCGACGCCATCGTCATCGCCCTCAAGTCGCGCACCACACCGGTCAAGGACGCAGTCGAGGAATCC from Pseudomonas chlororaphis subsp. chlororaphis encodes:
- the ltnD gene encoding L-threonate dehydrogenase; the protein is MNNKNVGVVGLGAMGLGIARSLLRAGFNVHACDVREAVTQQFASEGGVACASPARMAEACDVIITVVVNAEQTETVLFGGEGAVSALGAGSLVIGCATVAPTYAVELGERLAEQGLLYLDAPISGGAAKAAAGEMTMMTSGPAAAYAKAEAILAGMAGKVYRLGDAHGLGSKVKIINQLLAGVHIAASAEAMALGLREGVDADALYEVITHSAGNSWMFENRVPHILKADYTPLSAVDIFVKDLGLVLDTARASKFPLPLSATAHQMFMQASSAGFGREDDSAVIKIFPGIDLPTAKHEPV